The genomic interval ACCCGAAAACAGAAGCAATGATCTACCAGAAGATGTTCACTGCTTTCAAAGACAAGGCGCTTATTTCCTCTATGCACCGCCTGCACCTCCTGTATCAGTTCGATTACATTTATGTGCTCAGGCAGGGTAGTATTGTGGCAGAAGGGACCTTTGAACACCTGCGTGAGCACAGTGCTATTTTCCAGGAACTATGGAAACACCAGAAAGATGCAGGTAAATAATTAAATGACCTTGCCCGGCCCCGTAAGGATGAATTTCACCTTTCTTACGGGGCCTGAGCGCCGTCATGTACAATTATCTATTTATACTATGATTAAAAATGCGATCGAAAATTCCTGCGATTTTTCTCAGGAAGTAGTTGACAGGTTTCACCAGATCTATGACAACCAGCAGGAAAATTTAAAGCATGTTCCACCCGCACTAAAGCAAATGGGCCTGGGGTATATGGAAATATTACTGCTGACAAAAAGGGAACTAAAGCTGGGATTGGGAGAATCTATCATGCTGTTGGAAATACCAGATGTTATGGTATAGGCTTGTTTATGCAGGCTTCGTTATCAGCGCCTGAGTTTGTCTGCCCCAAAATTTTGTCTCAGCCTGTAACCTTTCTTTTGTTGCCACGTTTAACAGTTAATTCCCGAGACCTGTACTGACTGTGACCGTAGCAGGGACAATAATCAAATATTTCCTCATCTCTCAAAAAGCAGAAGAAATGAAGCTTCCAAAATCACTTCTCAGCGCCATCCTTATTGGCATTGCAATTCAAACAACTGTAGTTTCCTGTGGCAAAGACGATCAACCCAAGCCCAAGGAGAAACCCAAACAGAATCAACCTTTGGACAATTGTCCGGCCTGTGGTATGGGTTGATAATTCACATCTGACATTTACGCTGTAATTTCAAAAAGGTGCCTGAAGTATTATCCGCTATTGCCTGTAATCTGGATGCAAACATCCTGGCTGCATGTTTGCCTTTGATGGAAGAGTCCAGGGTAGAAGCCATAGAATGGTCTTTTGACGCATTATACAAGGTAAAGGAAGTGCCCTCCTGGTTCCGGGAGCTGCTGACGGCCTTTGGCAATGAACAAAGACTGATCGGTCATGGTGTCTTTTTCTCCCTTTTTTCGGGGAAGTGGTTGCCCGAACAGGAGCGCTGGTTAAGGCACCTGGAGCAGACCGCTACTGAGTTCCGCTTTGATCATATCACGGAACACTTCGGGTTCATGACAGGAAAAGATTTCCATCATGGCGCACCACTGAATATCCCTTATACTGCCGCGACCCTCAACATTGGGAGGGACAGGCTGAAAAGGATCTATCATGCCTGCAGGCGACCGGTAGGTCTGGAGAACCTGGCCTTTTCCTATTCACTGGATGAAGTAAAGCGACATGGCGCCTTTTTGGAACAGCTGCTCGAGCCGGTCAATGGTTTTATTATTCTCGATCTCCACAACCTGTATTGCCAGCTCCGTAATTTTGATATCTCCTTTGATGAGATGATTGCCCTGTATCCGTTGGAGCGTGTCCGGGAAATTCATATTTCCGGTGGCAGCTGGGACGATTCTGCCGTTGATCCCAGCCGTCGCGTAAGAAGAGATACGCATGATGATGCTGTGCCCGA from Chitinophaga filiformis carries:
- a CDS encoding DUF692 family multinuclear iron-containing protein, with the translated sequence MPEVLSAIACNLDANILAACLPLMEESRVEAIEWSFDALYKVKEVPSWFRELLTAFGNEQRLIGHGVFFSLFSGKWLPEQERWLRHLEQTATEFRFDHITEHFGFMTGKDFHHGAPLNIPYTAATLNIGRDRLKRIYHACRRPVGLENLAFSYSLDEVKRHGAFLEQLLEPVNGFIILDLHNLYCQLRNFDISFDEMIALYPLERVREIHISGGSWDDSAVDPSRRVRRDTHDDAVPDEVFHLLEMTMPRCPHLKYVVLEQLGNGLSTAISRQCFYNDFLQMEEIVRKHNHDRDTGSSDPFLPISPLSIDAVVEDMTLYQQQLELSAILESSGSYAEAMYALRQSSLAGSDWRIEQWEPYMIETAVKIAQKWKK